The following are encoded together in the bacterium genome:
- a CDS encoding pilus assembly protein N-terminal domain-containing protein produces MAYGSAVSAAAGPAALTVYAHERTIRTSLHLQPGFATIVRADRRIDTVAVGDPRLVSAAPVHRGADVFDVVLQPQTDAGTTNMVIWLGDITTVWNLEIGPGPRTADVVFVVTQAHTGAAPAVPPASAVHGTTGAVPQNPAHTVAAAAPSPPAPSPPALSPPAPASPAPTAAAPPVPTIQLRQSVGPVRAVFTASRTPNGILFRYEIANGGDADLVIRPTTILVRADGRPAAYGMARDSVDRRRPDVVPRGATETGVIDVALPAARQVELVLSLLPVPAASSGPSNSAQAPPAARAGTTPSTPVPIVLQWTFSGLDRLPVTSAP; encoded by the coding sequence GTGGCATACGGCAGCGCGGTCTCCGCCGCGGCCGGTCCGGCCGCGCTGACCGTCTACGCGCACGAACGAACGATCCGCACTTCCCTCCATCTCCAACCGGGATTTGCGACGATCGTGCGCGCGGACCGACGGATCGACACGGTCGCCGTCGGCGATCCGCGGCTGGTAAGTGCCGCGCCGGTGCACCGGGGCGCCGACGTGTTCGACGTAGTGCTGCAACCGCAGACCGACGCTGGAACGACCAATATGGTGATCTGGCTCGGCGACATCACGACTGTGTGGAATCTCGAGATCGGTCCGGGGCCCCGTACGGCGGACGTCGTGTTTGTAGTCACGCAGGCGCACACGGGTGCGGCCCCCGCTGTGCCACCCGCGTCCGCCGTCCACGGGACAACCGGCGCGGTGCCTCAGAATCCGGCACACACCGTCGCAGCAGCGGCCCCATCCCCTCCGGCCCCATCCCCTCCGGCCCTGTCCCCTCCAGCACCCGCCTCTCCGGCGCCAACCGCCGCAGCGCCGCCGGTACCGACGATTCAGCTCCGGCAGTCGGTCGGACCGGTACGCGCCGTGTTCACGGCCTCCCGTACCCCGAACGGCATCCTGTTCCGCTATGAGATCGCGAACGGCGGCGACGCCGACCTCGTGATCCGGCCCACGACGATCCTCGTGCGGGCGGACGGGCGCCCCGCGGCCTATGGGATGGCGCGCGACAGCGTGGATCGCAGGCGGCCCGATGTCGTACCGCGGGGCGCGACGGAGACCGGCGTCATCGACGTCGCGCTCCCGGCGGCGCGGCAGGTCGAATTGGTCCTTTCCCTCCTCCCCGTCCCGGCGGCGTCATCCGGACCGTCCAACTCCGCCCAGGCTCCGCCGGCGGCCCGAGCCGGCACGACGCCGTCCACCCCGGTGCCCATCGTGCTCCAATGGACCTTCAGCGGCCTCGACCGGCTGCCCGTCACGTCCGCACCCTGA
- a CDS encoding cold shock domain-containing protein, whose protein sequence is MKWFDSRMGYGFVIDAEGRDVFVHRRVLRRAGRRRLEPGEPVEYEADVTPRGVKITRLAVGEAPRKPA, encoded by the coding sequence GTGAAGTGGTTCGACAGCCGGATGGGCTACGGGTTCGTGATCGACGCCGAAGGGCGGGACGTGTTCGTGCACCGGCGCGTCCTGCGGCGCGCCGGCCGGCGGCGGCTCGAACCGGGTGAACCCGTGGAATATGAAGCCGACGTCACGCCGCGCGGCGTGAAGATTACGCGTCTGGCCGTCGGTGAGGCCCCCCGGAAGCCGGCGTAG